One window of Streptomyces sp. SUK 48 genomic DNA carries:
- a CDS encoding nucleoside triphosphate pyrophosphohydrolase: MNASSPTAGPGRIVLLTTSHRVAPGLLSWPAWRALRAADAVLCADGAHPQLPYLREAGIEVSEAAPAAQELIDACAGGRTVVVVATGEGEPALTDGLARLAGSGRVRMPELELLPASYDLPGARLLDLVQVMDRIRVECPWSSRQTHEGLAKYGIEESYELVEAIEAGDREELREELGDVLLQVVFHSRIAEEHPETPFSIDDVAGGIVAKLVHRHPHVFGDAVAETPEDVKAHWLRTKAEEKRRTSVTEGIPLGQPGLALAAKLASRARVAGLDVPLPEGDDIGYTLLALAARTEAAGTDPETALRAAARTYRDAIRKAEGLPDTVGE; the protein is encoded by the coding sequence GTGAACGCATCCAGCCCCACCGCCGGCCCCGGCCGCATCGTCCTCCTCACCACCAGCCACCGCGTCGCCCCCGGCCTGCTGTCCTGGCCCGCGTGGCGGGCGCTGCGCGCCGCCGACGCCGTGCTGTGCGCGGACGGCGCCCATCCGCAGCTGCCGTATCTGCGGGAGGCCGGTATAGAGGTGTCCGAGGCGGCGCCCGCGGCGCAGGAGCTGATCGACGCCTGCGCCGGCGGGCGCACGGTGGTGGTCGTGGCGACGGGCGAGGGGGAGCCCGCCCTCACCGACGGCCTGGCCCGGCTGGCCGGCTCCGGCCGGGTCCGGATGCCCGAGCTGGAGCTGCTGCCCGCCTCGTACGACCTGCCCGGCGCCCGGCTGCTGGACCTCGTCCAGGTCATGGACCGCATCCGCGTCGAATGCCCCTGGTCCTCCCGGCAGACCCACGAGGGCCTGGCCAAGTACGGCATCGAGGAGTCGTACGAACTGGTCGAGGCGATCGAGGCCGGCGACCGCGAGGAGCTGCGCGAGGAGCTGGGCGACGTCCTGCTCCAGGTCGTCTTCCACTCCCGGATCGCCGAGGAGCACCCGGAGACACCGTTCTCCATCGACGACGTGGCGGGCGGCATCGTCGCCAAGCTCGTCCACCGCCACCCCCATGTCTTCGGCGACGCGGTGGCGGAGACCCCCGAGGACGTCAAGGCGCACTGGCTGCGCACCAAGGCCGAGGAGAAGCGCCGCACCTCGGTCACCGAGGGCATCCCGCTCGGCCAGCCCGGCCTCGCCCTCGCCGCCAAACTCGCCTCCCGCGCCCGCGTCGCCGGCCTCGACGTCCCCCTCCCCGAGGGCGACGACATCGGCTACACCCTCCTCGCCCTCGCCGCCCGCACCGAAGCCGCCGGCACCGACCCCGAGACCGCCCTGCGCGCCGCGGCCCGGACGTACCGGGACGCGATACGGAAGGCGGAGGGGTTGCCGGATACCGTCGGGGAGTGA
- a CDS encoding septum formation initiator family protein: MAARDRDRFSTATRLRLLGEQTAARVYRSQTKRQARRSRLTGRAALLALVLCSLVVALAYPMRQYVSQRAQISDLQRQQADARERVEQLRDLKARWQDDAYAEQQIRKRLHYVMPGETGYVVVDPGAARQSRTDLKAAHRPWYTNIWDGVDKSDASDQ, from the coding sequence ATGGCCGCAAGGGACCGGGACCGTTTCTCCACCGCGACCAGGCTGCGGCTGCTCGGCGAGCAGACGGCGGCCCGGGTCTACCGCTCGCAGACCAAGCGGCAGGCACGCCGCTCCCGGCTGACCGGCCGCGCCGCGCTGCTCGCGCTGGTGCTGTGCTCGCTGGTGGTCGCGCTCGCCTACCCGATGCGGCAGTACGTCTCGCAGCGTGCCCAGATCTCCGACCTCCAGCGGCAGCAGGCCGACGCCCGCGAGCGCGTCGAACAGCTGCGCGACCTCAAGGCGCGCTGGCAGGACGACGCCTATGCGGAGCAGCAGATCCGCAAACGTCTGCACTACGTGATGCCCGGCGAAACCGGGTACGTGGTGGTCGACCCGGGCGCGGCCCGGCAGTCCCGCACCGATCTCAAGGCCGCCCACCGGCCCTGGTACACGAACATCTGGGACGGGGTCGACAAGTCCGACGCCTCCGACCAGTGA
- a CDS encoding transglycosylase family protein, with translation MISGNGRHRRPRQAPALLVAAGVTGSAIAIPLLGAASAHAADGTTWDKVANCESGGAWSADPGNGYYGGLQISQDDWVAHGGTQYASSADQASRSQQIAVAEKILKDKGTSPWATCALLSGLTSNSGSVSVDPGVGGGGSGGSGQDGGTTDPSGLPDSSTPAGTQSGDQNGNGDGTATGTGSGKDSGSGKGSTDPSGSAGPSTSPSHGSGKQSGKHASPKPGKHTGTSGTGTSGTGTPTPDPSDPASSDPSVPGTPSTPADGSATPAPSTGTPDNPRQTVGSWNLVDTGALTGGRHRGGDADESTANGQNDSASGRHASREPGSYTVREGDSLSAIADSLDVHGGWHTLYSVNKKVVGADPNHITAGQTLKVSDETGADQG, from the coding sequence ATGATTTCCGGGAACGGTCGTCACCGCCGCCCCCGTCAGGCTCCGGCCCTCCTCGTCGCGGCCGGTGTGACCGGCTCCGCCATCGCCATCCCGCTGCTCGGCGCCGCAAGCGCCCACGCGGCCGACGGCACCACCTGGGACAAGGTCGCCAACTGCGAGAGCGGCGGCGCCTGGAGCGCCGACCCCGGCAACGGGTACTACGGCGGCCTCCAGATATCCCAGGACGACTGGGTCGCCCACGGCGGCACGCAGTACGCCTCCTCCGCCGACCAGGCCAGCCGCTCGCAGCAGATCGCCGTGGCCGAGAAGATCCTCAAGGACAAGGGCACCTCGCCCTGGGCCACCTGCGCCCTGCTGTCCGGACTGACCTCGAACTCCGGTTCCGTGAGCGTCGACCCGGGCGTCGGCGGCGGCGGCAGCGGCGGCAGCGGCCAGGACGGCGGCACGACCGACCCGTCCGGCCTGCCCGACTCCTCCACCCCGGCCGGCACCCAGAGCGGCGACCAGAACGGCAATGGCGACGGCACCGCAACCGGCACGGGCTCCGGCAAGGACTCCGGCTCCGGGAAGGGCTCCACCGACCCGTCCGGCTCCGCCGGCCCCTCCACCTCGCCGAGCCACGGCTCCGGCAAGCAGAGCGGCAAGCACGCGAGCCCGAAGCCGGGCAAGCACACCGGCACCTCCGGCACCGGCACCTCCGGCACCGGCACGCCCACCCCGGACCCGTCCGACCCGGCCTCGTCCGATCCCTCCGTGCCGGGCACGCCGTCCACGCCCGCCGACGGCTCCGCGACGCCCGCGCCGTCCACCGGCACCCCGGACAACCCCCGGCAGACCGTCGGCTCTTGGAACCTAGTCGACACCGGGGCCCTCACCGGCGGACGCCACCGCGGCGGCGACGCGGACGAAAGCACGGCAAACGGGCAGAACGACTCCGCCTCCGGCCGGCACGCCTCCCGCGAGCCGGGCAGCTACACCGTCCGCGAGGGCGACTCGCTGAGCGCCATCGCCGACTCCCTTGACGTGCACGGCGGATGGCACACGCTCTACTCCGTGAACAAGAAGGTCGTGGGCGCCGACCCGAATCACATCACCGCCGGTCAGACCCTGAAAGTCAGTGACGAAACGGGCGCGGACCAGGGCTAG
- a CDS encoding DUF501 domain-containing protein, with protein sequence METPPPPTPRTEPTDADVEAFKQQLGRPPRGLRAIAHRCPCGQPDVVETAPRLPDGTPFPTLYYLTCPKAASAIGTLEANGVMKEMTERLQSDPELAAAYRAAHEDYIRRRDEIEVLAGFPSAGGMPDRVKCLHVLVGHSLAAGPGVNPLGDEAIAMLPEWWRKGACVTLAQEPEGAAQ encoded by the coding sequence ATGGAAACCCCTCCGCCGCCCACCCCGCGCACCGAGCCCACCGACGCGGACGTCGAGGCGTTCAAGCAGCAGCTCGGCCGCCCGCCGCGGGGCCTGCGCGCCATCGCACACCGCTGCCCGTGCGGTCAGCCGGACGTCGTGGAGACGGCGCCGCGCCTGCCCGACGGCACCCCCTTCCCGACGCTGTACTACCTGACGTGCCCCAAGGCCGCCTCGGCCATCGGCACGCTGGAGGCCAACGGCGTCATGAAGGAGATGACCGAGCGCCTGCAGAGCGACCCGGAGCTGGCCGCCGCCTACCGGGCCGCGCACGAGGACTACATCCGGCGCCGGGACGAGATCGAGGTCCTGGCGGGCTTCCCGAGCGCGGGCGGCATGCCGGACCGGGTCAAGTGCCTGCACGTCCTGGTCGGCCACTCGCTGGCCGCGGGGCCCGGCGTCAACCCGCTCGGCGACGAGGCGATCGCGATGCTGCCGGAGTGGTGGCGCAAGGGCGCGTGCGTGACGCTCGCGCAGGAGCCCGAGGGGGCGGCGCAGTGA
- a CDS encoding DUF899 family protein, protein MRHTRLHGESAEYLAAREELRRAEIELMRERERVAALRRSLPPGAEVDDYVFLEGPADLDAGDAPVREVRLSELFTGGPERPLLVYHFMYGKRQSDPCPMCTLWIDGFDGVAHQVARNADLAVVAAAGLPALRGHARARGWSRLRLLGAGDSTFKYDLGSEDEDGVQDSTVSVFTRDADGTVRHFYSAHPRMAEDIDQRGIDLLNPVWHLLDLTPGGRGDWSAGLDY, encoded by the coding sequence ATGCGGCACACCCGGTTGCACGGTGAGTCCGCGGAGTACCTCGCCGCCCGCGAGGAGCTGCGCCGCGCCGAGATCGAGCTGATGCGCGAGCGCGAACGGGTCGCGGCCCTGCGCCGGTCGCTGCCACCGGGGGCCGAGGTCGACGACTACGTGTTCCTGGAGGGCCCCGCCGACCTCGACGCGGGCGACGCGCCCGTGCGTGAGGTTCGCCTGAGCGAACTGTTCACCGGCGGCCCGGAGCGGCCCCTGCTCGTCTACCACTTCATGTACGGCAAACGGCAGTCCGACCCCTGCCCGATGTGCACCCTGTGGATCGACGGCTTCGACGGCGTCGCCCACCAGGTCGCGCGCAACGCCGACCTGGCGGTGGTGGCCGCCGCCGGCCTGCCCGCCCTGCGCGGGCACGCCCGCGCCCGCGGCTGGTCCCGGCTGCGGCTGCTCGGCGCCGGGGACAGCACCTTCAAGTACGACCTGGGCAGCGAGGACGAGGACGGCGTCCAGGACTCGACCGTCTCGGTCTTCACCCGGGACGCGGACGGCACGGTCCGGCACTTCTACTCGGCGCACCCGCGGATGGCCGAGGACATCGACCAGCGCGGCATCGACCTCCTCAACCCCGTCTGGCATCTGCTCGACCTGACCCCGGGCGGCCGGGGCGACTGGTCCGCGGGCCTGGACTACTGA
- a CDS encoding transglycosylase family protein, whose protein sequence is MLFSGKGKHRRPSKAVRVVTLAGVTGAAVAAPLMATGTASAATDSQWDAVAQCESGGNWSINTGNGYYGGIQFSASTWAAYGGTAYASSADQATKSQQIAIGEKVLAAQGKGAWPVCGKGLSSTPNGGSAGASTPSDSTATRSTDEQAATRSTQRTTPAPSKSTSTSSGSSASKTVTTPTGKKVKKGDGEYKVVKGDTLSSIATAHHVAGGWKKLFDLNKDIVDNADLIYPGQQLHLK, encoded by the coding sequence ATGCTGTTTTCCGGCAAGGGCAAGCACCGTCGTCCGTCCAAGGCCGTCCGCGTCGTCACGCTCGCCGGTGTCACCGGTGCCGCTGTCGCCGCCCCGCTGATGGCCACCGGCACCGCCTCCGCCGCCACCGACTCCCAGTGGGACGCGGTCGCGCAGTGCGAGTCCGGCGGCAACTGGTCCATCAACACCGGCAACGGTTACTACGGCGGTATCCAGTTCTCCGCCTCGACCTGGGCCGCGTACGGCGGCACCGCCTACGCGTCGAGCGCCGACCAGGCCACCAAGTCGCAGCAGATCGCCATCGGCGAGAAGGTTCTCGCCGCGCAGGGCAAGGGTGCCTGGCCGGTCTGCGGCAAGGGTCTGAGCAGCACCCCGAACGGCGGCTCCGCCGGGGCGAGCACCCCGTCGGACAGCACCGCCACCCGCTCCACGGACGAGCAGGCCGCCACGCGCTCCACGCAGCGCACCACCCCGGCGCCGTCCAAGTCCACGAGCACCTCCTCCGGCTCGTCCGCGAGCAAGACCGTCACCACCCCGACCGGCAAGAAGGTCAAGAAGGGTGACGGCGAGTACAAGGTGGTCAAGGGCGACACCCTCAGCTCCATCGCGACCGCGCACCACGTGGCCGGCGGCTGGAAGAAGCTGTTCGACCTGAACAAGGACATCGTGGACAACGCCGACCTGATCTACCCGGGCCAGCAGCTCCACCTGAAGTAG
- the eno gene encoding phosphopyruvate hydratase: protein MPSIDVVVAREILDSRGNPTVEVEVGLDDGSTGRAAVPSGASTGAFEAIELRDGDPNRYLGKGVEKAVLAVIEQIGPELVGYDATEQRLIDQAMFDLDATDNKGSLGANAILGVSLAVAHAASEASDLPLFRYLGGPNAHLLPVPMMNILNGGSHADSNVDIQEFMIAPIGAESFSEALRWGAEVYHTLKKVLKNKGLATGLGDEGGFAPNLGSNREALDLILEAIKEAGYTPGEQIALALDVAASEFYKDGTYLFEGKERSAAEMTEYYEELVAAYPLVSLEDPLFEDDWSGWKVLTDRLGDKVQIVGDDLFVTNPERLARGIEEGSANALLVKVNQIGSLTETLDAVELAQRNGFKCMMSHRSGETEDVTIADLAVATNCGQIKTGAPARSERVAKYNQLLRIEEILDDAAVYAGRSAFPRFRSANQ from the coding sequence GTGCCGTCCATCGACGTCGTCGTAGCCCGGGAAATCCTGGACTCCCGAGGCAACCCCACGGTCGAGGTCGAGGTCGGCCTCGACGACGGCAGCACCGGTCGTGCCGCCGTCCCGTCCGGCGCCTCCACCGGCGCCTTCGAGGCCATCGAGCTTCGCGACGGTGACCCCAACCGCTACCTGGGCAAGGGTGTCGAGAAGGCCGTCCTCGCCGTCATCGAGCAGATCGGCCCGGAGCTGGTCGGCTACGACGCCACCGAGCAGCGCCTGATCGACCAGGCCATGTTCGACCTGGACGCCACCGACAACAAGGGCTCGCTGGGCGCCAACGCCATCCTCGGCGTCTCCCTGGCCGTCGCGCACGCCGCCTCCGAGGCGTCGGACCTGCCGCTCTTCCGCTACCTGGGCGGCCCCAACGCGCACCTGCTGCCGGTGCCGATGATGAACATCCTGAACGGCGGCTCGCACGCCGACTCGAACGTGGACATCCAGGAGTTCATGATCGCCCCGATCGGCGCGGAGTCCTTCTCCGAGGCGCTGCGCTGGGGTGCCGAGGTCTACCACACCCTCAAGAAGGTCCTGAAGAACAAGGGCCTGGCCACCGGTCTCGGCGACGAGGGCGGCTTCGCCCCGAACCTCGGCTCCAACCGCGAGGCCCTGGACCTGATCCTCGAGGCCATCAAGGAAGCCGGCTACACGCCCGGCGAGCAGATCGCCCTCGCCCTCGACGTCGCCGCCTCCGAGTTCTACAAGGACGGCACGTACCTCTTCGAGGGCAAGGAGCGCTCCGCCGCCGAGATGACGGAGTACTACGAGGAGCTGGTGGCGGCCTACCCGCTGGTCTCCCTCGAGGACCCGCTGTTCGAGGACGACTGGAGCGGCTGGAAGGTCCTCACCGACCGCCTCGGCGACAAGGTCCAGATCGTCGGCGACGACCTCTTCGTCACCAACCCCGAGCGCCTGGCCCGCGGCATCGAGGAGGGCTCCGCCAACGCCCTGCTCGTCAAGGTCAACCAGATCGGCTCGCTGACCGAGACCCTGGACGCCGTCGAGCTGGCCCAGCGCAACGGCTTCAAGTGCATGATGTCCCACCGCTCCGGCGAGACCGAGGACGTCACCATCGCCGACCTGGCCGTCGCCACCAACTGCGGCCAGATCAAGACCGGCGCCCCGGCCCGCTCCGAGCGCGTCGCCAAGTACAACCAGCTGCTGCGCATCGAGGAGATCCTCGACGACGCCGCGGTGTACGCCGGCCGCAGCGCCTTCCCGCGGTTCCGCTCCGCGAACCAGTAG
- a CDS encoding cytochrome P450 yields MTDQLPPDDTVPAAPELFTWEFAADPYPAYAWLREHAPVRRTRLPSGVEAWLVTRYADARQALADQRLSKNPAHHDEPEHARGKTGIPGERKAELMTHLLNIDPPDHTRLRRLVSKAFTPRRVAEFADRVQELTDDLIDRFAERGSADLIHEFAFPLPIYAICDLLGVPREDQDDFRDWAGMMIRHGGGPRGGVARSVKKMRGYLAELIHKKREALPAEPAPGEDLISGLIRASDHGEHLTENEAAAMAFILLFAGFETTVNLIGNGTYALLTHPEQRHRLQEALARGDEELLATGVEELLRYDGPVELATWRFATEPLTVGGQDIAPGDPVLVVLAAADRDPERFEDPDTLDLGRRDNQHLGYGHGIHYCLGAPLARLEGQTALATLLTRLPDLRLAAEPDELRWRGGLIMRGLRTLPVEFTPPAR; encoded by the coding sequence GTGACCGACCAGCTTCCCCCCGATGACACCGTTCCCGCCGCTCCCGAGCTGTTCACCTGGGAGTTCGCCGCCGACCCCTACCCGGCGTACGCGTGGCTGCGTGAGCACGCGCCCGTGCGGCGGACCCGGTTGCCCAGCGGAGTGGAGGCATGGCTGGTCACGCGGTACGCGGACGCCCGCCAGGCGCTCGCCGACCAGCGGCTCAGCAAGAACCCGGCGCATCACGACGAGCCCGAGCACGCCAGGGGCAAGACCGGCATCCCGGGCGAGCGCAAGGCCGAGCTGATGACGCACCTGCTGAACATCGACCCGCCGGACCACACCCGGCTGCGGCGGCTGGTCAGCAAGGCGTTCACCCCTCGCCGGGTCGCCGAGTTCGCGGACCGGGTGCAGGAGCTGACCGACGACCTCATCGACCGGTTCGCCGAGCGCGGCTCGGCCGACCTCATCCACGAGTTCGCCTTCCCGCTCCCCATCTACGCCATCTGCGACCTGCTCGGCGTCCCGCGCGAGGACCAGGACGACTTCCGGGACTGGGCGGGCATGATGATCCGGCACGGGGGAGGGCCCCGGGGCGGTGTCGCCCGGTCGGTGAAGAAGATGCGCGGCTACCTCGCCGAGCTGATCCACAAGAAGCGCGAGGCGCTGCCCGCCGAGCCCGCGCCCGGCGAGGACCTGATCTCCGGCCTCATCCGCGCCTCCGACCACGGCGAGCACCTCACCGAGAACGAGGCCGCGGCGATGGCCTTCATCCTTCTGTTCGCCGGCTTCGAGACCACCGTCAACCTGATCGGCAACGGCACCTACGCCCTGCTCACCCACCCCGAACAGCGCCACCGCCTCCAGGAAGCCCTCGCCCGCGGCGACGAGGAGCTGCTCGCGACCGGGGTGGAGGAGCTGCTGCGCTACGACGGCCCGGTGGAGCTGGCCACCTGGCGCTTCGCCACCGAGCCGCTCACCGTCGGCGGCCAGGACATCGCGCCCGGCGATCCGGTGCTCGTCGTCCTGGCCGCCGCCGACCGGGACCCGGAGCGGTTCGAGGACCCGGACACCCTGGACCTCGGCCGGCGGGACAACCAGCACCTCGGGTACGGACACGGCATCCACTACTGCCTGGGCGCCCCGCTCGCCCGCCTGGAGGGGCAGACCGCGCTGGCCACCCTGCTGACCCGGCTGCCCGACCTGCGGCTCGCCGCCGAACCGGACGAACTGCGCTGGCGCGGCGGGCTCATCATGCGGGGCCTGCGCACCCTGCCGGTGGAGTTCACCCCGCCCGCTCGGTAG
- a CDS encoding SurA N-terminal domain-containing protein has product MHRRRRTALVLTAAIAAAAPLLTACGNGAHPGAAAVVGGQRITVAQLENRVGEVRDAQRAAVPDQGQYQQVLAQTSSLTRDTLHNMVLDQVIHRAARDEGVSVTRKEVQQLRASLEQQTGGAKGLRTTWLQKYGIAPAHLDENLRLQLEAQKLAARLGTDTTQPAFWKALAKASGELHIDVNPRYGTWDVQKSSRTDAKTPWVREVTSVSSGQPVTA; this is encoded by the coding sequence TTGCACCGCCGCCGTCGCACCGCGCTCGTCCTCACCGCCGCGATCGCCGCCGCGGCCCCCCTGCTGACCGCCTGCGGAAACGGCGCGCACCCGGGCGCGGCGGCCGTCGTCGGAGGACAGCGGATCACCGTCGCGCAGCTGGAGAACCGGGTCGGCGAGGTCCGCGACGCCCAGCGGGCCGCGGTGCCCGACCAGGGCCAGTACCAGCAGGTGCTCGCCCAGACCAGCAGCCTCACCCGCGACACCCTGCACAACATGGTCCTGGACCAGGTCATCCACCGGGCCGCGCGGGACGAGGGCGTCTCGGTCACCCGCAAGGAGGTCCAGCAGCTGCGCGCGAGCCTGGAGCAGCAGACGGGCGGCGCCAAGGGCCTGCGGACCACCTGGCTCCAGAAGTACGGCATCGCCCCCGCGCACCTGGACGAGAACCTCCGCCTCCAGCTGGAGGCGCAGAAGCTCGCGGCCCGGCTCGGCACCGACACCACCCAGCCCGCCTTCTGGAAGGCCCTCGCCAAGGCGTCCGGGGAACTGCACATCGACGTCAACCCGCGCTACGGCACCTGGGACGTGCAGAAGAGCAGCCGGACGGACGCGAAGACGCCCTGGGTGCGGGAGGTCACCTCGGTGTCGTCCGGCCAGCCGGTCACGGCGTAG
- a CDS encoding Ppx/GppA phosphatase family protein gives MTRVAAIDCGTNSIRLLVADADPATGELVDLDRRMTIVRLGQGVDRTGRLAPEALERTFAACRAYAAIIKEHGAERLRFVATSASRDAENRDDFVRGVLDILGVEPEVITGDQEAEFSFIGATRELSGRTDLATPYLVVDIGGGSTEFVVGDDRVRAARSVDVGCVRMTERHLVHGGEVSDPPTEEQIAAIRADIEAALDLAEQAVPLREARTLVGLAGSVTTVSAIAQDLPEYDSARIHHSRVPRARVREITEHLLHSTHAERATIPAMHPGRVDVIGAGALVLLAIMERTGAEEVVVSEHDILDGIAWSVA, from the coding sequence GTGACCCGGGTCGCCGCGATCGACTGCGGTACGAACTCCATCCGGCTGCTGGTCGCGGACGCCGACCCGGCGACCGGCGAACTGGTCGACCTGGACCGCCGGATGACGATCGTGCGGCTCGGCCAGGGCGTCGACCGCACCGGCCGGCTCGCCCCCGAGGCGCTGGAGCGCACCTTCGCCGCGTGCCGCGCGTACGCCGCGATCATCAAGGAGCACGGCGCCGAGCGGCTGCGCTTCGTCGCCACCTCCGCCTCCCGGGACGCGGAGAACCGCGACGACTTCGTGCGCGGGGTGCTGGACATCCTCGGCGTGGAGCCGGAGGTCATCACCGGCGACCAGGAGGCCGAGTTCTCCTTCATCGGCGCGACCCGGGAGCTGAGCGGCCGTACGGATCTCGCCACGCCCTATCTGGTGGTGGACATCGGCGGCGGCTCCACCGAGTTCGTCGTCGGCGACGACCGGGTGCGGGCCGCGCGCTCCGTGGACGTCGGCTGCGTGCGGATGACCGAGCGGCACCTGGTGCACGGCGGCGAGGTCTCCGATCCGCCCACCGAGGAGCAGATCGCCGCGATCCGCGCCGACATCGAGGCCGCGCTGGACCTGGCCGAGCAGGCCGTCCCGCTGCGCGAGGCGCGCACCCTGGTCGGCCTCGCCGGCTCGGTCACCACGGTCTCCGCGATCGCCCAGGACCTGCCGGAGTACGACTCCGCGCGCATCCACCACTCCCGCGTCCCGCGCGCCCGCGTCCGCGAGATCACCGAGCACCTGCTGCACTCCACCCACGCCGAACGCGCCACCATCCCCGCCATGCACCCGGGCCGGGTCGACGTCATCGGCGCGGGCGCCCTGGTGCTGCTCGCGATCATGGAGCGCACGGGCGCCGAGGAGGTCGTCGTCAGCGAGCACGACATCCTCGACGGCATCGCCTGGTCGGTGGCGTAG
- a CDS encoding glycoside hydrolase domain-containing protein encodes MAGHRQSRKRRHITWAVVGAAVVAGAGLAAQTSMAATTWPAQKTFTGRAFDACTAPSLSAMKAWHTGFYGAAAVYVGGKNRGCAQPNLTASWVKSVGSLGWKIVPLYVGAQPPCRTGSDPEKITAANAASLGTQDADDAVAKAAALGMKAGSPVYLDMEGYDTANTACDTAVLTYVRAFDKQLHAKTYRAGFYGFTSSSARAITTAADKTDLPGNLWYALYDKQNTTTADWPWGARQYTGHSRGHQYMVNSKETHGGVTLTVDRDAWDGPVAITG; translated from the coding sequence ATGGCCGGACACCGGCAGTCCAGGAAGCGCAGACACATCACCTGGGCGGTGGTGGGCGCCGCCGTCGTCGCGGGGGCCGGCCTCGCCGCGCAGACCTCCATGGCCGCCACCACCTGGCCGGCCCAGAAGACCTTCACCGGGCGGGCGTTCGACGCCTGCACCGCGCCCTCGCTGTCCGCCATGAAGGCATGGCACACCGGCTTCTACGGCGCCGCCGCCGTCTACGTGGGCGGCAAGAACCGCGGCTGCGCCCAGCCCAACCTCACCGCGTCCTGGGTGAAGTCGGTCGGCTCCCTCGGCTGGAAGATCGTCCCCCTCTACGTCGGCGCCCAGCCGCCCTGCCGGACCGGCTCCGACCCGGAGAAGATCACCGCCGCCAACGCCGCGAGCCTCGGCACGCAGGACGCCGACGACGCGGTCGCCAAGGCCGCCGCCCTCGGCATGAAGGCGGGCAGCCCCGTCTACCTCGACATGGAGGGGTACGACACCGCGAACACGGCGTGCGACACCGCCGTACTGACGTATGTGCGCGCGTTCGACAAGCAGCTGCACGCCAAGACGTACCGCGCCGGGTTCTACGGCTTCACCAGCTCCAGCGCCAGGGCGATCACCACCGCCGCCGACAAGACGGACCTGCCGGGCAACCTCTGGTACGCGCTGTACGACAAGCAGAACACCACGACCGCGGACTGGCCGTGGGGCGCCCGGCAGTACACCGGGCACAGCCGCGGCCACCAGTACATGGTCAACAGCAAGGAGACGCACGGCGGGGTCACGCTCACCGTGGACCGCGACGCGTGGGACGGCCCGGTCGCGATCACGGGCTGA